One region of Triticum aestivum cultivar Chinese Spring chromosome 6B, IWGSC CS RefSeq v2.1, whole genome shotgun sequence genomic DNA includes:
- the LOC123137473 gene encoding uncharacterized protein: MDRPQLRNPSSRPVKPPRPPRGSAVQPPPASRPAPEASSPDGRPRKKVRFASEAGSHHIHARQDAANTRKAEKTKPQGSDAKTTELKFFKKLWEQSGCRSRSLRQPHQNIVPSISKQKEGDRMEPQNMTSHKKFPAQNVTLCPDETPATPLNNVISNEQVEVQASHSEYHNHDTPQLKPCHILPMGHVFTPTIQTPFEIAGISRNTEPGSGRMFSEKRRKLLKLAAKTVSMESCELLRKRSEFFADILQRLGANDIIRKHHKEPMRQREMVHRCARSDPRGHFENMLDYGGDFKSSSKLILGKESSSYASDESRQFLALPWVDNQGLPSFPDWKDDLSCGDNEAHEGMSLPSAYTTKLSSSDWKRDTVHNQVSNLLLEDVQHLPKGKLASGNELGCNIQSEPYDHDEWDPMLLLAVTEPIPNRLSFPCQIREQSVASRAISDTSWQPQFSRCLEHCTSRSLGLEVDGLIEAGLFDDSDAGHQSAFDQSHEKCTSSSFLGLRNGILDNNGFSSISNFHASESKSIVPNPDRSCLNSIYSTSDYPFEQRS, translated from the exons atgGATCGCCCCCAGCTCCGGAACCCTAGCAGCCGCCCTGTTAAGCCGCCGCGGCCACCACGGGGCTCGGCCGTCCAGCCCCCTCCGGCGTCGAGGCCTGCCCCCGAGGCCTCCTCTCCAG ATGGAAGGCCAAGAAAAAAGGTTCGATTTGCAAGTGAAGCTGGTAGTCATCACATACATGCGagacaggatgctgctaacacaagAAAAGCTGAGAAAACAAAGCCCCAAG GTTCCGATGCGAAAACTACCGAACTCAAATTCTTTAAGAAATTGTGGGAGCAGTCAGGATGTAGATCCCGTTCCCTCAGACAACCTCATCAAAACATTGTGCCAAGCATCTCCAAGCAAAAAGAGGGTGATAGAATGG AACCACAGAACATGACGTCGCACAAGAAGTTCCCTGCCCAGAATGTTACTCTGTGTCCTGATGAGACCCCAGCCACACCCTTGAACAATGTAATCTCTAATGAGCAAGTGGAAGTGCAAGCCTCACATTCTG AATATCACAATCATGATACACCTCAGTTAAAACCATGTCATATCCTGCCAATGGGTCATGTTTTCACACCCACGATTCAGACACCATTTGAAATTGCAGGGATTTCAAGAAATACCG AACCTGGGAGTGGACGGATGTTTTCAGAAAAGAGAAGAAAATTATTAAAGCTAGCTGCAAAAACTGTGTCAATGGAAAGTTGCGAGTTGTTGCGAAAAAG ATCAGAATTTTTTGCTGATATCTTGCAAAGGTTAGGCGCCAACGACATAATAAGAAAG CATCATAAAGAGCCCATGAGACAGAGGGAAATGGTTCACAGATGTGCTCGTTCTGATCCCAGAGGTCATTTTGAAAACATGCTTGATTACGGGGGTGACTTCAAATCATCAAGTAAACTGATATTGGGCAAAGAGTCATCCTCATATGCAAGTGACGAATCACGTCAATTCTTAGCATTGCCATGGGTAGACAACCAGGGTCTTCCAAGTTTTCCTGATTGGAAAGATGATTTATCTTGTGGGGACAATGAAGCACATGAGGGCATGTCATTACCATCAGCATATACTACAAAACTTTCAAGTTCTGATTGGAAAAGGGACACTGTTCACAACCAGGTCTCCAACTTGTTGCTAGAGGATGTTCAACACCTCCCCAAAGGAAAATTAGCTTCGGGTAATGAACTGGGCTGCAATATTCAATCTGAGCCATATGATCATGATGAATGGGATCCAATGCTGTTGCTAGCAGTCACTGAACCAATTCCAAATCGGTTGTCCTTCCCCTGTCAGATCAGAGAGCAGTCTGTGGCGTCGCGTGCAATATCAGATACTTCATGGCAACCTCAGTTTTCCAGATGCCTAGAGCATTGTACTTCTAGGTCGCTTGGACTGGAGGTGGATGGCTTGATTGAGGCAGGATTGTTTGATGATTCTGATGCTGGACATCAATCTGCATTTGATCAGTCACATGAGAAATGCACTTCTTCAAGCTTTTTAGGCCTTAGAAACGGAATTCTTGATAATAATGGTTTTAGCAGTATCTCCAACTTCCATGCTAGTGAGAGCAAGAGCATTGTGCCGAATCCAGACAGAAGTTGCCTGAATTCCATATATTCAACTTCAGATTACCCTTTTGAGCAGCGGTCATAG